The following coding sequences are from one Ovis canadensis isolate MfBH-ARS-UI-01 breed Bighorn chromosome 7, ARS-UI_OviCan_v2, whole genome shotgun sequence window:
- the LOC138443878 gene encoding peroxisomal succinyl-coenzyme A thioesterase-like has product MTVTVTLEPAGRCRWDEPVRIAVRGLAPGQPVTLRASLRDEKGALFRAHARYCADAAGLLDLERAPALGGSFAGLEPMGLFWALEPEKPFWRFLKRDVQTPFAVELEVLDGHEPEAQRLLGRAVHERDFLAPGVRREPVRAGRVRATLFLPPGSGPFPGIIDIFGIGGGLLEYRASLLAGHGFATLALAYYDFDDLPKKFDVIHLEYFEEALCYMLQHTQIKGPRIGLLGISLGADICLSIASFLKNISATVSINGSGFSGHRVVYYKDINIPPLGHDLRRVKVAFSGLLDIVDIRNDIIGGCENPCMIPIEKAQGPILFIVGQDDHNWRSELYAQIASERLQAHGKEKPRIISYPGTGHYIEPPYFPMCPASLHKLLDKPVMWGGEPRAHSKAQVDAWKQILTFFTKHLGPSPKL; this is encoded by the exons ATGACAGTGACCGTGACGCTGGAGCCGGCCGGCCGCTGCCGCTGGGACGAGCCCGTGCGCATCGCCGTGCGCGGCCTGGCGCCGGGGCAGCCCGTCACGCTGCGCGCGTCCCTGCGCGACGAGAAGGGCGCGCTCTTCAGGGCCCACGCGCGCTACTGCGCCGACGCCGCCGGCCTGCTGGACCTGGAGCGCGCGCCCGCGCTGGGCGGCAGCTTCGCGGGGCTCGAGCCCATGGGGCTCTTCTGGGCTCTGGAGCCCGAGAAGCCTTTTTGGCGATTTCTGAAGCGGGACGTGCAGACGCCCTTCGCCGTGGAGCTGGAGGTGCTCGACGGTCACGAACCCGAGGCCCAGCGTCTTCTGGGCCGGGCGGTGCACGAGCGCGACTTCCTGGCCCCCGGGGTGCGGCGCGAGCCGGTGCGCGCGGGCCGGGTGCGCGCCACGCTCTTCCTGCCGCCAG GATCTGGACCTTTCCCAGGGATCATTGACATCTTCGGTATTGGAGGAGGCCTGTTGGAATATCGGGCCAGTCTTCTGGCTGGCCACGGCTTTGCCACTTTGGCTCTAGCTTATTATGACTTTGATGATCTTCCCAAGAAATTTGATGTGATACACCTGGAGTATTTTGAAGAAGCCCTGTGCTACATGCTTCAACACACCCAG aTAAAGGGCCCACGCATTGGGCTTCTGGGCATTTCTTTAGGGGCTGATATTTGTCTCTCCATAGCCTCATTTTTGAAGAACATCTCAGCCACAGTTTCCATCAATGGATCTGGGTTCAGTGGACACAGAGTCGTATACTACAAGGACATCAACATTCCACCACTGGGCCATGACCTGAGGCGAGTGAAGGTAGCTTTCTCAGGCCTCCTAGACATTGTGGATATAAGGAATGATATTATAGGGGGATGTGAGAACCCCTGCATGATTCCAATAGAGAAGGCCCAGGGGCCCATCCTCTTCATTGTTGGTCAGGATGACCATAACTGGAGGAGTGAGCTTTATGCCCAGATAGCCTCTGAACGGTTACAGGCCCATGGAAAGGAAAAACCCCGGATCATCTCTTATCCTGGGACTGGGCACTACATTGAGCCTCCTTATTTCCCCATGTGCCCAGCTTCTTTGCACAAATTATTGGACAAACCCGTAATGTGGGGTGGGGAGCCCAGGGCCCATTCTAAGGCCCAGGTAGATGCATGGAAGCAAATTCTAACCTTCTTCACCAAACACCTTGGACCTTCCCCCAAATTGTAA